From Achromobacter spanius, a single genomic window includes:
- the rplW gene encoding 50S ribosomal protein L23: MNAERLMQVILAPIVTEKATFVAEKNQQVAFRVVADATKPEIKAAVELLFKVQVESVQVLNRKGKVKRFGRFVGRRRNERKAYVSLKDGQEIDFAEVK; this comes from the coding sequence GAACGCTGAACGCTTGATGCAAGTCATTCTGGCTCCGATCGTGACCGAAAAGGCCACGTTCGTCGCTGAGAAGAATCAGCAAGTCGCTTTCCGTGTCGTGGCTGACGCTACCAAGCCGGAAATCAAGGCTGCCGTCGAACTGCTCTTCAAGGTGCAGGTCGAGTCCGTGCAGGTCCTCAACCGTAAGGGCAAAGTCAAGCGCTTTGGCCGATTCGTTGGCCGTCGCCGTAATGAGCGCAAGGCTTACGTCTCGCTCAAGGACGGCCAGGAAATCGACTTTGCGGAGGTGAAGTAA